In Dermacentor albipictus isolate Rhodes 1998 colony chromosome 6, USDA_Dalb.pri_finalv2, whole genome shotgun sequence, the following proteins share a genomic window:
- the LOC135896516 gene encoding mucin-19-like produces the protein MNSAAVIGRQLRQQNTGRAGAAGGSSLTAASARARAPSHCNLIPAQSQQLQQQQHQHAQQQQAHGASGAGASSQENKDEQGTRWTWSCVWEACKALSGGIFLLALGTAMCVVGFFAEDLATSPVPRQGNASAPAAAASSPSTTSDGAATADESQAATTLVVDRNREYHLHNLSFAGPAIMGLGGIFIVAACVLTFEAKERPHHQRVVPVDEKRPSAAEVLIPVLAKTPQGTHLTVPAVWTTNAAGASDDPGGPSEPPRTLVLPKKNSVTTTTTTATTTTTSSRSSAAPPTRNSGRGKRGSVAGSSGSSSIIAAAYAASRAGTKTARTSLSSTTTFLLSPRYEEQFLPSPADLQIQDPDGCDTPADESLASVSIELYARRYTRMPSTSSSPRHFASVESDGLSDSDDDDAVTSGGYAPAGAFEDQVVPLLGRCSPQDLVYLPPPPSSRSSHHRDGGGSKRFPLLRQSASNADGCSRGLNGRASADEMVPS, from the coding sequence ATGAATAGCGCGGCGGTCATCGGGCGCCAGCTACGCCAACAGAACACGGGTCGCGCGGGAGCCGCCGGCGGTTCGTCTCTCACGGCTGCCTCGGCGCGCGCTCGCGCCCCGTCGCACTGCAACCTGATCCCGGCGCAGTCTCAGCAgctccagcagcagcagcaccagcacgcTCAACAGCAGCAAGCGCACGGTGCCTCGGGCGCCGGAGCCTCGTCCCAGGAGAACAAGGACGAGCAAGGCACCCGGTGGACATGGAGCTGCGTGTGGGAGGCATGCAAGGCACTCTCGGGGGGCATCTTTCTACTGGCCTTGGGCACGGCCATGTGCGTGGTGGGCTTTTTCGCCGAAGATTTGGCCACGTCGCCCGTGCCACGCCAAGGCAACGCCTCGGCcccggcggcggccgcctccTCGCCGTCGACCACGTCCGACGGCGCCGCGACCGCCGATGAGTCGCAGGCGGCCACGACGCTTGTGGTGGATCGCAACCGCGAGTACCACCTGCACAACCTGTCGTTCGCGGGCCCCGCCATCATGGGCCTGGGCGGCATCTTCATCGTGGCCGCGTGCGTGCTCACCTTCGAGGCCAAGGAGCGGCCCCACCACCAGCGGGTCGTGCCCGTGGACGAGAAGAGGCCCTCCGCCGCAGAGGTACTCATCCCGGTGCTGGCCAAGACGCCCCAAGGCACTCACCTCACCGTGCCGGCCGTGTGGACCACGAATGCGGCCGGAGCCAGCGACGACCCGGGGGGGCCCTCGGAGCCGCCCCGGACGCTCGTGCTCCCGAAGAAGAACTCGGTCACCACGACCACGACTACGGCCACGACCACGACCACGTCGTCGCGCAGCAGCGCGGCGCCACCGACCAGGAACAGCGGCCGAGGCAAGAGGGGCAGCGTGGCCGGCAGCAGCGGAAGCAGTTCCATCATCGCCGCTGCCTACGCGGCCAGCAGGGCGGGGACGAAGACGGCCCGGACGTCGCTTTCGTCTACCACGACGTTCCTGCTGAGCCCGCGCTACGAAGAGCAGTTCCTGCCGTCGCCCGCGGACCTGCAGATCCAGGACCCGGACGGCTGTGACACGCCGGCCGACGAGTCGCTCGCCTCGGTCAGCATCGAACTGTACGCGCGGCGGTACACGAGGATGCCGTCGACCTCCTCCTCGCCGCGCCACTTCGCGTCCGTCGAGAGCGACGGTCTCTCGGActctgacgacgacgacgcggtGACGTCCGGCGGCTACGCGCCCGCGGGGGCCTTCGAAGACCAGGTGGTTCCGTTGCTGGGACGGTGCAGCCCGCAGGACTTGGTGTATTTGCCGCCCCCACCGTCGTCCCGGTCCTCGCACCACCGGGACGGCGGGGGTTCCAAGAGGTTCCCGCTCCTGCGGCAGTCGGCGTCCAACGCCGACGGCTGCAGTCGGGGCCTGAACGGCCGGGCTTCCGCCGACGAGATGGTGCCCAGCTAG